The following proteins are encoded in a genomic region of Pectinophora gossypiella chromosome 6, ilPecGoss1.1, whole genome shotgun sequence:
- the LOC126367402 gene encoding acyl-CoA-binding protein homolog, translating to MSLQEQFDKAAADVKNLKSLPSDNDLLELYALFKQATVGDADPANKPGMLDLKGKAKYAAWEKKKGTSKEDAQKAYIAKAESLIASIGLQ from the exons CAATTCGACAAGGCTGCCGCCGATGTCAAGAACCTCAAGTCGCTGCCCAGCGACAACGACCTGCTGGAGCTGTACGCTCTCTTCAAACAGGCCACCGTTGGTGACGCCGACCCTGCCA ATAAGCCCGGTATGCTAGACCTGAAAGGCAAGGCGAAGTACGCCGCGTGGGAGAAGAAGAAGGGGACTTCCAAGGAGGACGCCCAGAAGGCCTACATCGCGAAGGCAGAGAGCCTCATCGCGTCCATCGGCCTCCAGTAG